The Halosimplex litoreum genome has a window encoding:
- a CDS encoding NuoI/complex I 23 kDa subunit family protein, whose translation MIGILKSMATTMKHALDGETFTVEYPETAPEVSPRFRGVHKFSQERCIWCRQCENVCPNDTIQIVTDDQRNGEQYNLHIGQCIYCRLCEEVCPVDAILLTQNFEWTADTKDEFVLDKEQLKNVPWYKDIDPLESREPDRGAWIGEGDGEVDYQ comes from the coding sequence ATGATAGGTATCCTCAAGTCGATGGCAACGACGATGAAACACGCGCTCGACGGCGAGACGTTCACCGTCGAGTACCCCGAGACGGCGCCGGAAGTGAGTCCGCGCTTCCGCGGCGTCCACAAGTTCAGCCAGGAGCGCTGTATCTGGTGTCGCCAGTGCGAGAACGTCTGCCCGAACGACACCATCCAGATCGTCACCGACGACCAGCGCAACGGCGAACAGTACAACCTCCACATCGGCCAGTGTATCTACTGTCGCCTGTGCGAGGAAGTCTGTCCCGTCGACGCCATCCTGCTGACACAGAACTTCGAGTGGACCGCCGACACGAAAGACGAGTTCGTCCTCGACAAGGAACAGCTCAAGAACGTTCCCTGGTACAAGGACATCGACCCGCTCGAGTCGCGCGAACCCGACCGCGGCGCGTGGATCGGCGAGGGCGACGGCGAAGTCGACTATCAGTAA
- a CDS encoding complex I subunit 1/NuoH family protein, protein MQSATPFPEIIADLLGLDINETWVIIVTSIAAAGVIATVLLSMTAVLGIWGKRKITAAFTDRIAVNRHGPYGLLIIPADAVRLLSKELIVPEGVDRPAWDLAPLVIASSALLGFAVIPFSDGLQLADPETGLAFVFAVASIASGGLLMAGYASNNKFSFLGGLRAVAQNLAYEIPLVLTGASVVIFAGSLQMSTIVEMQRQTLVTLGGVPIPSWYAFVNPFAFVLFLIANLAEVGRNPFDIPEAPTEIVAGYQTEYSSVYFVLIYLGEFIHIFLGGAIIATIFLGGASGPVLPGVVWFFIKMISVYLFTQWCRSAIPRLRIDQLIQVGWKGMLVLSFANLILTAVIVGVVNA, encoded by the coding sequence CTGCAGTCCGCGACGCCGTTCCCGGAGATCATCGCCGACCTGCTCGGGCTCGACATCAACGAGACGTGGGTCATCATCGTGACGAGCATCGCCGCCGCGGGCGTCATCGCGACGGTCCTGCTGTCGATGACCGCCGTGTTGGGCATCTGGGGCAAACGGAAGATCACCGCCGCGTTCACGGACCGCATCGCGGTCAACCGCCACGGCCCCTACGGCCTGCTGATCATTCCCGCAGACGCGGTACGACTGCTCTCGAAGGAACTCATCGTTCCCGAAGGCGTCGACCGGCCGGCCTGGGACCTGGCGCCGCTGGTCATCGCCAGCTCGGCGCTGTTGGGCTTCGCGGTCATCCCGTTCAGTGACGGCCTCCAGCTGGCCGACCCCGAGACGGGGCTGGCCTTCGTGTTCGCGGTCGCGTCGATCGCGTCGGGCGGCCTGCTGATGGCCGGTTACGCGTCGAACAACAAGTTCTCGTTCCTCGGCGGGCTGCGCGCGGTCGCGCAGAACCTCGCCTACGAGATTCCGCTGGTGCTGACGGGCGCGTCGGTGGTCATCTTCGCCGGCTCGCTGCAGATGTCGACCATCGTCGAGATGCAGCGCCAGACGCTGGTGACCCTGGGCGGGGTCCCGATCCCGTCGTGGTACGCCTTCGTCAACCCCTTCGCGTTCGTCCTGTTCCTGATCGCGAACCTGGCGGAGGTCGGGCGCAACCCGTTCGACATCCCGGAGGCGCCGACGGAGATCGTCGCCGGCTACCAGACGGAGTACTCCTCGGTGTACTTCGTGCTCATCTACCTCGGCGAGTTCATCCACATCTTCCTCGGCGGCGCGATCATCGCGACGATCTTCCTCGGCGGCGCCTCGGGGCCGGTGCTCCCGGGCGTCGTCTGGTTCTTCATCAAGATGATCTCCGTCTACCTGTTCACGCAGTGGTGTCGGTCGGCGATCCCTCGACTGCGTATCGACCAGCTCATTCAGGTCGGCTGGAAGGGCATGCTCGTCCTTTCCTTTGCCAACCTGATCCTGACCGCCGTCATCGTCGGGGTGGTCAACGCATGA
- a CDS encoding HTH domain-containing protein — MSADSLDLYETQRRTLTVLVNEYQQRESPVNSNVLAERMDRTPGTIRNKMPQLESLGLVEGVAGPTGGYEPTEKAFRVLDRDPDTDRESVTVAHDFDRVDATVESVSFTNVNHPSDCRAWIEFQTALPSVEVGEPIAVGPTAQAGLVVAGEVHTTNDTGNRISITVSQLEAPVTEP; from the coding sequence ATGAGTGCAGACTCCCTCGACCTGTACGAGACCCAACGGCGGACACTGACGGTGCTGGTCAACGAGTATCAACAGCGCGAGTCTCCGGTGAACTCGAACGTCCTCGCCGAGCGGATGGACCGAACGCCGGGGACGATCAGGAACAAGATGCCCCAGCTGGAGTCGCTCGGGCTGGTCGAGGGCGTCGCGGGCCCCACCGGCGGGTACGAACCGACCGAGAAGGCGTTCCGGGTACTGGACCGAGATCCGGACACCGATCGGGAGTCGGTGACGGTCGCCCACGACTTCGATCGCGTCGACGCGACCGTCGAGAGCGTCTCCTTTACCAACGTGAACCACCCGTCGGACTGCCGAGCGTGGATCGAGTTCCAGACCGCTCTACCCTCGGTCGAAGTCGGTGAGCCGATCGCCGTCGGCCCGACCGCCCAGGCCGGCCTCGTCGTCGCCGGCGAGGTCCACACCACGAACGACACCGGCAACCGGATCTCGATCACCGTCAGCCAACTGGAAGCGCCAGTCACCGAACCGTGA
- a CDS encoding NADH-quinone oxidoreductase subunit D has translation MSLEEPDNPLATEEQVGATEAGVDYDELADLLGDTAIDRESHVNAEGFVVRPDEVQEALFALRDEAGFDHCSCVTAQEYDDRYESIYHLKKYDDPTQEVSVVVPTPKDEPVSQTAEPVYRTANWHEREAYDLVGIDYEGHPDMRRILLPETWQGHPLSQDFSGEEPQVVTLREHANPLQEDHRGEDDTDTMFLNIGPHHPATHGVLHIETVLDGEQVADLDPDIGYLHRCEEQMCQQGTYRHQIMPYPDRWDYISAGILNEWAYARAAEDLADIEVPEYAQVVRTLSAELCRIASHMLALATFALDIYGDFTAIFMYAIRDREVVQDILEDLTGQRLMFNYLRLGGVAWDLPEPREEFFEKIRDFVDELPERLGEYHDMITSNEILQLRTVDTGVLPPEEAKSYGATGPVARGSGIDYDLRRDDPYGYYDQLDWDVVTEDGCDNFARLLCRMREVEQSARIIEQCVDLLEDWPEDEREIQSNVPRTLRPDPDTEIYRAVEGAKGELGIYMRSDGTDKPARFKIRSPCFSNLQTLPVMSEGEYIPDMIASLGSLDIVLGEVDR, from the coding sequence ATGAGTTTAGAGGAACCGGACAACCCGCTCGCGACGGAAGAGCAGGTCGGCGCCACCGAGGCGGGCGTCGACTACGACGAGCTCGCCGACTTGCTCGGCGACACCGCGATCGACCGTGAGAGTCACGTCAACGCCGAGGGGTTCGTCGTCCGACCGGACGAGGTGCAGGAGGCCCTGTTCGCCCTGCGCGACGAGGCCGGCTTCGACCACTGTTCCTGTGTCACCGCACAGGAGTACGACGACCGCTACGAGTCGATCTACCACCTCAAAAAGTACGACGACCCCACCCAGGAGGTGTCGGTCGTCGTCCCCACGCCGAAAGACGAACCGGTCAGCCAGACCGCCGAACCGGTCTACCGCACGGCCAACTGGCACGAGCGTGAAGCCTACGATCTGGTCGGCATCGACTACGAGGGCCACCCGGACATGCGTCGGATCCTCCTGCCCGAAACCTGGCAGGGTCACCCCCTCAGCCAGGACTTCAGCGGCGAGGAACCGCAGGTCGTCACGCTGCGCGAGCACGCCAACCCGCTACAGGAGGACCACCGCGGCGAGGACGACACGGACACGATGTTCCTCAACATCGGTCCCCACCACCCGGCGACCCACGGCGTGCTCCACATCGAGACGGTGCTGGACGGCGAGCAGGTCGCCGACCTGGACCCGGACATCGGCTACCTCCACCGCTGTGAGGAACAGATGTGCCAGCAGGGCACCTACCGCCACCAGATCATGCCCTACCCCGACCGGTGGGACTACATCTCGGCGGGCATCCTCAACGAATGGGCGTACGCCCGCGCGGCCGAGGACCTGGCCGACATCGAGGTGCCCGAGTACGCACAGGTCGTCCGGACGCTGTCCGCGGAGCTGTGCCGGATCGCGAGCCACATGCTCGCGCTGGCGACGTTCGCGCTGGACATCTACGGCGACTTCACCGCGATCTTCATGTACGCCATCCGCGACCGCGAGGTCGTTCAGGACATCCTCGAGGACCTGACCGGTCAGCGGCTGATGTTCAACTACCTGCGGCTGGGTGGCGTCGCGTGGGACCTGCCCGAGCCCCGCGAGGAGTTCTTCGAGAAGATCCGCGACTTCGTCGACGAGCTCCCCGAGCGGCTCGGCGAGTACCACGACATGATCACCTCGAACGAGATCCTCCAGCTGCGGACGGTCGACACGGGCGTCCTGCCGCCGGAGGAGGCCAAGTCCTACGGTGCGACCGGACCGGTCGCTCGCGGGTCGGGCATCGACTACGACCTGCGCCGGGACGACCCCTACGGCTACTACGACCAGCTCGACTGGGACGTGGTCACCGAGGACGGCTGTGACAACTTCGCGCGGCTGCTCTGTCGGATGCGCGAGGTCGAGCAGTCCGCCCGCATCATCGAGCAGTGCGTCGACCTGCTGGAGGACTGGCCCGAAGACGAACGGGAGATCCAGTCGAACGTCCCGCGTACGCTGCGTCCGGACCCCGACACGGAGATCTACCGGGCCGTCGAGGGCGCGAAGGGCGAACTCGGCATCTACATGCGCTCGGACGGCACGGACAAGCCCGCTCGATTCAAGATCCGGAGCCCGTGCTTCTCGAACCTCCAGACCCTGCCGGTCATGTCCGAGGGTGAGTACATCCCGGACATGATCGCCTCGCTCGGCAGCCTCGACATCGTCCTCGGGGAGGTCGACCGGTAA